From Gammaproteobacteria bacterium, a single genomic window includes:
- the ilvA gene encoding threonine ammonia-lyase, biosynthetic, with product MGARQKAPARPLAASYVERILKARVYDAAIESPLDHAPRLSRRLGNDVWLKREDLQPVFSFKVRGAYNKVAQLPAATLTKGVICSSAGNHAQGVALAARKRGVRAVVVMPTSTPSIKVEAVRALGGEAVLEGEDYDEAYAHAMRLAEAQGLTFVHPFADPDVIAGQGTIGVELTRQWKEPPAAIFVPIGGGGLVGGIGSYVKHLYPDVRIIGVEPVEAASMHDSLRHGAPVTLDHVGIFADGVAVRRVSDHTFALAREVVDEIVLVETDEICAAIKDIFEDCRVVMEPAGALSVAGLKRYADDRERRGERYIAIASGANINFDRLRHVTERAEIGEHREALIAAEIPEQPGAFLRFCEALGARSITEFNYRYAPSEQAHIFVGVALQGDRHEASELVASLSALGYPVLDLSDNELAKLHVRHMIGGHVPSIDDELIYRFEFPERPGALLKFLRAIGDRWNISLFHYRNHGSDYGRVLAGVQVPQAERREFDAHLDTLGYTHAEETGNPAYRLFLGANGGAIR from the coding sequence ATGGGTGCACGGCAAAAAGCCCCGGCACGGCCGCTCGCGGCGAGCTACGTCGAAAGGATTCTCAAGGCACGCGTCTACGACGCCGCCATCGAGTCGCCGCTCGACCACGCGCCGCGCCTGTCCCGGCGGCTCGGCAACGACGTCTGGCTGAAGCGCGAGGACCTTCAGCCGGTCTTCTCGTTCAAGGTGCGCGGCGCTTACAACAAGGTCGCGCAGCTGCCGGCAGCGACGCTCACGAAAGGCGTGATCTGCAGCTCGGCCGGAAATCACGCGCAGGGCGTGGCCCTCGCGGCGCGGAAGCGCGGCGTGCGTGCGGTCGTCGTGATGCCGACGAGCACGCCGTCGATCAAGGTGGAAGCCGTCCGGGCGCTCGGCGGCGAGGCCGTTCTCGAGGGCGAGGATTACGACGAGGCGTACGCGCACGCGATGCGCCTCGCCGAAGCCCAGGGCCTCACGTTCGTCCACCCGTTCGCGGACCCCGACGTCATTGCCGGCCAGGGGACGATCGGCGTCGAGCTGACGCGCCAGTGGAAGGAGCCGCCCGCGGCGATCTTCGTGCCGATCGGCGGCGGTGGGCTCGTCGGCGGCATCGGATCGTACGTGAAGCACCTCTACCCCGACGTGCGGATCATCGGCGTGGAGCCCGTGGAGGCGGCCAGCATGCACGACTCGCTGCGGCACGGGGCGCCGGTCACTCTCGACCACGTCGGCATCTTCGCCGACGGCGTCGCCGTGCGGCGCGTCAGCGACCATACGTTCGCGCTCGCCCGCGAGGTCGTCGACGAGATCGTGCTCGTCGAGACCGACGAGATTTGCGCGGCGATCAAAGACATCTTCGAGGACTGCCGCGTCGTCATGGAGCCCGCCGGGGCGCTGTCGGTCGCGGGGCTGAAGCGTTACGCCGACGATCGCGAGCGGCGCGGCGAGCGCTACATCGCGATCGCGAGCGGCGCGAACATCAACTTCGACCGTCTGCGCCACGTGACCGAACGCGCCGAGATCGGCGAGCACCGGGAGGCGCTCATCGCCGCCGAGATACCGGAGCAGCCGGGCGCATTCCTGCGATTTTGCGAAGCCCTCGGCGCGCGCAGCATCACCGAGTTCAACTACCGGTACGCACCTTCCGAGCAAGCGCACATCTTCGTCGGAGTCGCGCTCCAGGGCGACCGGCACGAGGCCTCCGAGCTCGTCGCGAGCCTGTCGGCGCTCGGCTACCCCGTGCTCGATCTCTCCGACAACGAGCTCGCGAAGCTGCATGTCCGCCACATGATCGGCGGACACGTGCCGTCGATCGACGACGAGCTGATCTACCGCTTCGAGTTTCCGGAGCGGCCGGGCGCCCTGCTCAAGTTCCTGAGGGCCATCGGGGACCGATGGAACATCAGCCTGTTCCATTACCGGAACCACGGCTCCGACTACGGCCGCGTGCTCGCCGGCGTTCAGGTGCCGCAAGCGGAAAGGCGCGAGTTCGACGCGCACTTGGATACGCTCGGCTACACGCATGCCGAGGAGACCGGCAACCCCGCATATCGGCTGTTCCTCGGCGCGAACGGAGGCGCGATTCGCTAG
- a CDS encoding SLC13 family permease: MTIEIALVLSILVAALVLFVGSRIRMDVIALMVLGSLVVTGLITPPEAVAGFSNGAVIAVWAMFILSSALTRAGISNMIGYTVLRLAGRQEIRMVVVIMVTAGTLSFFMNNIGVAALMLPVVVDVARRTRIPASRLLIPLTYGTLLGGLTTLVGTPPNLLISDALATAGFEPFGVFDFTPLGGSLFATGVLFVALIGRHALPRKKPEEQTQRRSQRQLRMQYGLQARNFEMRVAPDSILVGKSLAQSRIGSAAGLIVLALERRGRTELMPSRQTVLQGGDKLFVQGRLDRFREFQRWSELVIEREAPVLQGLMAGQVAFVEATINEGAVLEGSLLHHSDFRKRYAANVLAIRRGELVRRVNLTQVPLRAGDVLLLQTTPDAIQELERSADFGSIRRVGEQELSEVYRLQERIFVVRVPRESTLAGDTLSRSRFADAFDFRLLALFREGELTIMPEADLPLKGGDLLLIQGREEDLDVLRGLQELEIERDSQPAFNVLESDRLGVVEATLDPRSQLVNQRVADVSFRDKYGLELGGVWRKGEAIRTDLDDLTLQLGDALLLIGPREKLQLLERDPDFLLLTPLGQRPVDSRKAPWAAAIMLGVIIAALVGWLPIYMAALVGATLMVLTGILTMEEAYRAIEWRAIFLIAGMLPLGTAMEETGAARFLAEQTMALLGPYGPWWVIGGLYLVTAAANLVIPAAALVVLMSPIVLTASADLGFQPQTAMMAIAMAASASFSSPISHPAHVLVMGPGGYRFTDYLKVGVPLTLLTFVTAMLLLPVFWPLTKLPS; this comes from the coding sequence TTGACAATCGAAATCGCGCTCGTTCTGAGCATCCTCGTCGCCGCTCTCGTGCTGTTCGTCGGCTCGAGAATCCGCATGGACGTCATCGCGCTGATGGTCCTTGGGAGTCTCGTCGTCACCGGGCTCATCACGCCCCCCGAAGCCGTCGCCGGCTTCTCGAACGGCGCGGTCATCGCCGTGTGGGCCATGTTCATCCTTTCGAGCGCGCTCACGCGGGCCGGCATCTCGAACATGATCGGCTATACGGTGCTGCGGCTCGCCGGCCGTCAGGAGATCCGGATGGTCGTGGTCATCATGGTCACGGCCGGCACGCTCTCGTTCTTCATGAACAACATCGGAGTGGCGGCGTTGATGCTGCCCGTCGTCGTCGACGTCGCGCGCCGCACGCGCATTCCCGCCTCCCGGCTCTTGATTCCTTTGACCTACGGAACGCTGCTCGGCGGGCTCACCACTCTGGTCGGCACGCCGCCGAACCTGCTGATCAGCGATGCGCTCGCCACGGCCGGCTTCGAGCCTTTCGGCGTTTTCGACTTCACGCCGCTCGGCGGGTCGCTCTTCGCGACCGGCGTTCTTTTCGTCGCTTTGATCGGCCGCCACGCGCTGCCGCGGAAGAAGCCGGAGGAGCAGACACAGCGGCGCAGCCAGCGACAGCTGCGCATGCAGTACGGGCTTCAGGCGCGCAACTTCGAAATGCGCGTCGCGCCCGACTCGATTCTCGTCGGCAAGAGCCTCGCGCAGAGCCGGATCGGCTCGGCGGCGGGCCTGATCGTTCTCGCGCTCGAGCGCCGCGGCCGGACCGAGCTGATGCCGTCTCGGCAAACGGTGCTTCAGGGCGGCGACAAGCTGTTCGTGCAGGGGCGCCTCGACCGCTTCCGTGAGTTCCAGCGCTGGAGCGAGCTCGTGATCGAGCGCGAAGCGCCCGTGCTTCAAGGGCTGATGGCCGGCCAGGTGGCCTTCGTCGAGGCGACGATCAACGAAGGCGCGGTCTTGGAAGGATCGCTGCTGCACCACTCCGACTTCCGGAAGCGCTACGCCGCGAACGTCCTCGCGATCCGACGAGGGGAATTGGTGCGGCGCGTGAACCTCACGCAGGTCCCGCTGCGTGCCGGCGACGTGCTCCTCCTGCAGACGACGCCGGATGCGATACAGGAGCTCGAGCGGTCGGCCGATTTCGGCTCGATCCGAAGAGTCGGCGAGCAGGAGCTGAGCGAGGTTTACCGGCTCCAGGAGCGGATTTTCGTCGTGCGCGTGCCGCGCGAGTCGACGCTGGCGGGCGACACGTTGTCGAGAAGCCGCTTCGCCGACGCGTTCGATTTCAGGCTCCTCGCGCTCTTTCGCGAAGGCGAGCTCACGATCATGCCCGAGGCCGACCTGCCCCTGAAGGGCGGCGACCTGCTGCTGATCCAGGGACGCGAGGAGGATCTCGACGTGCTGCGCGGGCTGCAGGAGCTCGAAATAGAGCGCGACAGCCAGCCGGCGTTCAACGTGCTCGAGTCGGATCGGCTCGGCGTCGTGGAGGCCACGCTCGATCCGCGGTCGCAGCTCGTGAATCAGCGGGTGGCGGACGTCAGCTTTCGCGACAAGTACGGCCTCGAGCTCGGCGGCGTATGGCGCAAGGGCGAAGCGATCCGCACCGATCTCGACGACCTGACGTTGCAGCTCGGCGATGCGTTGCTGCTGATCGGCCCCCGGGAAAAGCTGCAGCTGCTCGAGCGTGATCCCGATTTCCTGCTGCTCACGCCGCTCGGTCAGCGGCCGGTAGACAGCCGCAAAGCGCCGTGGGCCGCCGCGATCATGCTCGGCGTGATCATCGCGGCGCTCGTCGGCTGGCTGCCGATCTACATGGCCGCGCTGGTCGGCGCCACGCTGATGGTGCTGACGGGAATCCTGACGATGGAGGAGGCCTACCGAGCCATCGAGTGGCGCGCGATCTTTCTGATCGCCGGGATGCTGCCTCTCGGCACGGCGATGGAGGAAACCGGCGCCGCACGATTTCTCGCCGAGCAGACCATGGCGCTCCTCGGGCCGTACGGACCCTGGTGGGTGATCGGCGGCCTCTATCTCGTGACCGCGGCCGCGAACCTGGTCATTCCGGCGGCCGCGCTGGTCGTGCTGATGTCGCCGATCGTGCTCACGGCCAGCGCCGATCTCGGCTTTCAGCCGCAGACCGCGATGATGGCGATCGCGATGGCCGCCTCGGCGAGCTTCAGCAGCCCGATCTCGCACCCGGCCCACGTGCTCGTGATGGGCCCCGGCGGCTATCGCTTCACGGACTACCTCAAGGTGGGCGTGCCGTTGACGCTCTTGACGTTCGTCACCGCGATGCTGCTGCTGCCCGTGTTCTGGCCGCTGACCAAGCTTCCGTCCTGA
- a CDS encoding quinone oxidoreductase, with amino-acid sequence MTRAVRIERFGGPEVLELRHVEVPEPGPGQVRVRHTAIGLNMVDTYYRTGLYPLSLPSGLGSEAAGRVVATGEGVAALSAGDRVAYASPAPLDAYSEERLIDARWLVRLPQAISDETGAAIMLKGLTAWYLLHRSYRVQPGDFVLLYAAAGGVGLIAAQWAASIGARVIGVVGSEAKREIALAHGCEAVLLASDDIVARVRELTGGAGVPVVYDSIGRATFFQSLDCLRPHGVMVSFGNASGPVEPFSPLELSKRGSLYVTRPTLFDFVRERAELERGTDALFRLVSSGAIRIEIGQRWPLDRVADAHRALEGRRTTGSTVLTP; translated from the coding sequence CCGGGCCCCGGCCAGGTTCGCGTGAGGCATACGGCGATCGGCCTGAACATGGTCGATACGTATTACCGCACCGGGCTCTACCCGCTGTCGCTTCCGAGCGGTCTCGGCTCGGAGGCCGCAGGCCGTGTCGTCGCGACGGGAGAAGGCGTTGCCGCGCTTAGCGCCGGCGATCGCGTCGCCTACGCGAGCCCGGCGCCGCTCGATGCCTATTCGGAGGAGCGTCTGATCGACGCGCGCTGGCTCGTACGGCTCCCGCAGGCCATCTCCGACGAGACCGGCGCCGCGATCATGCTGAAGGGATTGACGGCCTGGTATCTGCTGCATCGCAGCTACCGCGTGCAGCCTGGCGACTTCGTGCTGCTGTATGCGGCCGCCGGCGGCGTCGGCTTGATCGCGGCGCAATGGGCCGCGAGCATCGGCGCGCGCGTGATCGGCGTCGTCGGCAGCGAGGCGAAGCGCGAGATCGCGCTCGCGCACGGCTGCGAGGCGGTGCTGCTCGCGAGCGACGACATCGTCGCGCGCGTGCGCGAGCTCACGGGCGGGGCCGGCGTGCCGGTCGTGTACGACTCGATCGGCCGCGCCACGTTCTTTCAGTCGCTCGACTGCCTGCGTCCGCACGGGGTCATGGTCAGCTTCGGCAACGCGTCCGGCCCGGTCGAGCCGTTCTCTCCGCTGGAGCTCTCGAAGCGGGGGTCCCTCTACGTGACGCGTCCGACGCTGTTCGATTTCGTGCGCGAGCGAGCCGAGCTCGAGCGCGGCACCGACGCGCTGTTCCGCCTCGTCTCGAGCGGCGCGATAAGGATCGAGATCGGCCAGCGCTGGCCGCTCGACCGAGTGGCCGACGCGCACCGAGCGCTCGAGGGCCGCAGGACCACGGGCTCGACCGTCCTGACGCCCTGA